In Morococcus cerebrosus, a single genomic region encodes these proteins:
- a CDS encoding CadD family cadmium resistance transporter has protein sequence MFSTVITAAVLYIATAVDLLVILLIFFARANTRKEYRDIYIGQYLGSVILILVSLFLAFVLHYVPEKWVLGLLGLIPIYLGIKVAIYDDCEGEKRAKKELDEKGLSKLVGIVALVTVASCGADNIGLFVPYFVTLDLVDLLVTLLVFLILIFVLVYTAQRLANISGVGEIVEKFSRWIMAVIYIGLGLFIIIENHTIQTIISIISII, from the coding sequence ATGTTTTCGACTGTGATTACTGCTGCTGTTTTATATATTGCTACAGCAGTAGATTTGTTGGTAATACTATTAATATTTTTTGCTAGAGCAAATACTAGAAAAGAATATCGAGATATTTATATCGGACAATATTTAGGTTCTGTAATTTTAATATTAGTTAGTTTATTTCTAGCTTTTGTTTTGCATTATGTTCCGGAAAAATGGGTGTTGGGTTTATTAGGTTTAATACCGATTTACTTAGGTATTAAAGTTGCTATTTACGACGATTGTGAGGGCGAAAAAAGAGCTAAAAAAGAATTGGATGAAAAAGGGTTGTCAAAATTAGTCGGTATTGTTGCTTTGGTTACAGTTGCTAGTTGTGGTGCAGATAATATTGGACTTTTTGTTCCTTACTTTGTGACTTTAGATCTTGTCGACTTATTAGTTACTCTTCTTGTATTTTTAATATTGATTTTTGTTTTAGTATATACAGCACAAAGATTGGCTAATATTTCAGGTGTTGGTGAAATTGTAGAGAAGTTTAGTCGTTGGATAATGGCTGTTATTTATATTGGTTTAGGGTTATTTATTATTATTGAAAATCATACAATTCAAACAATAATATCAATAATATCAATAATATGA